In the genome of Flexistipes sinusarabici DSM 4947, one region contains:
- a CDS encoding uroporphyrinogen-III synthase, translating to MKNSEKLLNRILITRQPEQSAEFVNLLSSRGLYPFILPMIETVPVECEIKNKAFDYLIFTSSNAFNYFKKYINSIKFGKIAAVGKKTAEAIEREGFDVNLIPEDYSGEGLVKKFMNREINGMKFLIPGPKKTSNTLKNFLVSKKAIVESPVVYETIGIQYPRGFISVFIQENLIDCITFASPSAARSFLSQTKIPDTIKETVVIGRTTFSYLQENGINAVYPNKYTVSDMVELICKINDEKNKLSGGTL from the coding sequence ATGAAGAATAGTGAAAAACTCCTCAACAGAATCCTTATAACCCGCCAGCCGGAACAGTCCGCGGAGTTTGTCAATCTGCTTTCTTCCCGCGGTTTGTACCCTTTCATTCTGCCTATGATTGAAACTGTGCCGGTTGAATGTGAAATTAAAAACAAGGCATTTGATTACCTTATCTTCACCAGCTCCAACGCATTTAACTATTTTAAAAAATATATCAACAGTATAAAATTCGGTAAAATAGCTGCAGTAGGCAAAAAAACTGCCGAAGCAATAGAAAGGGAAGGTTTTGATGTAAATTTAATCCCGGAGGACTACAGCGGAGAAGGTCTTGTCAAAAAATTTATGAACAGGGAAATCAACGGGATGAAGTTTCTTATCCCCGGCCCGAAAAAAACAAGCAATACACTGAAAAATTTTTTAGTATCGAAAAAGGCAATAGTTGAGAGCCCTGTTGTTTATGAAACGATAGGCATACAATACCCCCGGGGATTTATTTCCGTTTTTATTCAGGAAAATTTGATAGACTGCATCACTTTTGCTTCCCCTTCAGCAGCCCGGAGTTTTCTTTCACAGACAAAAATACCAGATACAATAAAGGAAACTGTGGTTATCGGCAGAACAACATTCAGTTATCTTCAGGAAAACGGTATAAATGCTGTATATCCAAATAAATACACTGTGAGTGATATGGTTGAATTGATATGCAAAATTAATGATGAAAAAAATAAACTGTCAGGAGGAACATTATGA
- a CDS encoding CBS and ACT domain-containing protein — translation MFLKDWMSSPAVTVNKDEFLPKVIELMKENDIRHVPVMDGDKLVGIISDRNIKDYLPSSSTTLDVFEIHYLIGKVKASKIMKKNVITAEPYTPIEDAAKLLYDNKISALPILDDGLLVGVVTDRDVYRALISITGVESKEAGYRVYCEIEDRSGTIREVADIIRSYGFGIESILSSHTLTESGKRKVVIRTRGKGDFEKMEDAVKKEHPDAIIA, via the coding sequence ATGTTTTTAAAAGACTGGATGTCGTCCCCTGCTGTTACTGTTAATAAAGATGAATTTCTTCCCAAAGTTATAGAACTGATGAAGGAGAATGATATAAGGCATGTGCCTGTAATGGATGGAGACAAGCTTGTTGGAATAATTTCCGACAGGAATATTAAGGACTATCTACCTTCTAGTTCTACTACACTGGATGTTTTTGAAATTCATTATCTGATAGGCAAAGTTAAAGCCTCAAAGATAATGAAGAAAAACGTTATTACAGCTGAACCTTACACACCTATTGAGGATGCAGCAAAGCTTTTGTATGACAATAAAATAAGTGCTTTGCCTATTTTAGATGACGGACTGCTTGTGGGTGTTGTTACCGATAGGGATGTTTACAGGGCATTAATCAGTATTACCGGTGTGGAATCAAAAGAAGCCGGTTACAGAGTTTATTGTGAAATTGAAGACAGGTCGGGTACTATAAGAGAAGTTGCCGATATTATAAGATCATACGGTTTTGGTATCGAAAGTATCCTTTCATCGCATACCCTTACAGAAAGCGGAAAAAGGAAAGTTGTAATCAGAACAAGAGGCAAGGGGGACTTTGAAAAGATGGAGGATGCCGTCAAAAAAGAACACCCGGATGCTATTATTGCTTAA
- a CDS encoding MATE family efflux transporter yields the protein MILIMVFMFFISLTDVFIAGRISKDVQASVGLVSQVYFIFVVVATSSNVGTVSVISRLYSSDDRETYKNAVYSILLTIFIAGIVLSVLGVLLSPFIIKLLNVPESIKKISIPLTQIYAAGVAFQYVLLCTNGILRASKMVKRSLLTMSVVCVINIFLNFYFVFYTPIYYNGIALSTAVSLFIGAVINFFFVKKILKGALSYTFYYVKRIFNIGWPSALLQLGWQLGTTTLFLIIAKLPEKSVEVMAALTNGMRIESAIFLPAFAFNMANAVIVGNLLGEGKKHEAFKNGIVTAVMGVIAITLMTLIVVIFAKDVSQILSKNSLVIDESVLYIYISMISEPFMAFSVILGGGLNGAGDTRSVMVRIVAGMWLVRIPLAYIMGISLGFGAPGIWWSMNASIITQMILITRRYFKKEWLDYAV from the coding sequence ATGATTCTTATTATGGTTTTTATGTTTTTCATCAGCCTCACTGATGTATTTATTGCCGGCAGAATAAGCAAGGATGTTCAGGCCAGTGTGGGACTTGTTTCACAGGTTTATTTTATTTTTGTGGTGGTTGCCACATCATCAAATGTCGGCACTGTTTCGGTTATTTCAAGGCTTTACAGCTCAGATGACAGAGAGACGTATAAAAATGCTGTTTATTCAATATTACTAACAATTTTTATTGCAGGGATAGTTCTCTCCGTCCTCGGCGTTCTACTTTCCCCGTTTATTATAAAATTATTAAATGTCCCTGAAAGTATTAAAAAGATCAGCATCCCTCTGACGCAGATTTATGCAGCTGGTGTGGCGTTTCAATATGTTCTTCTTTGTACCAACGGAATCTTAAGAGCAAGCAAGATGGTCAAAAGATCGCTTTTAACAATGTCGGTGGTTTGCGTTATTAATATTTTTCTTAATTTTTATTTTGTTTTTTATACTCCTATTTACTATAACGGTATTGCCCTATCAACTGCTGTGAGTCTTTTCATCGGGGCAGTGATTAACTTCTTTTTTGTTAAGAAAATTCTTAAAGGTGCGTTGAGCTATACTTTTTATTATGTAAAAAGAATTTTCAATATAGGCTGGCCCTCGGCATTGCTGCAGCTCGGCTGGCAGCTGGGCACAACAACGCTGTTTCTGATAATAGCAAAGCTGCCTGAAAAAAGTGTGGAAGTGATGGCGGCGCTGACAAACGGAATGCGTATCGAATCGGCCATTTTTCTGCCGGCGTTTGCATTCAATATGGCCAATGCCGTAATAGTGGGGAATTTACTTGGTGAAGGCAAAAAGCATGAGGCTTTTAAAAACGGTATAGTGACAGCTGTTATGGGAGTTATTGCAATTACGTTAATGACATTGATAGTAGTGATTTTTGCCAAAGATGTTTCTCAGATTTTGTCGAAAAACAGTTTGGTTATAGATGAGAGCGTACTATATATTTATATTAGTATGATTAGTGAACCTTTTATGGCTTTCAGTGTTATTTTAGGAGGAGGCCTGAACGGAGCAGGGGATACCAGAAGTGTCATGGTAAGGATTGTAGCAGGTATGTGGTTAGTTCGTATTCCTCTGGCATACATTATGGGAATAAGTTTAGGTTTCGGAGCTCCCGGGATATGGTGGAGTATGAATGCTTCCATTATTACCCAGATGATTTTAATTACAAGAAGATATTTTAAAAAGGAGTGGCTTGATTATGCAGTGTGA
- a CDS encoding ABC transporter ATP-binding protein, translated as MAERKVVLEGKELTKDFKGLRANENVSFKLFEGEILGLIGPNGAGKTTLVNMISGALSISSGDVIYNDRSIKGLKPYQIGRLGLIRTYQIVKPFPGMSVLENISVGAMFGSKDKVYSSRESKEKAEEIADFVGLSDLKNQRADQLNIASKKRLEIAKALAARPKVVLFDEVMAGLNPKEIDSAVQLIKKIRDTGISIIVIEHVMRAIKAISDRIFVLHHGVKIAEGEPDDVLNDEEVIKAYLGKRYKQLVS; from the coding sequence ATGGCTGAGAGAAAAGTTGTACTTGAAGGAAAAGAGCTTACCAAAGATTTTAAAGGTTTAAGAGCCAATGAAAATGTCAGCTTCAAACTATTTGAAGGTGAAATTCTGGGTCTAATAGGTCCGAATGGAGCCGGTAAAACAACGCTGGTTAATATGATAAGCGGAGCGTTGTCAATTTCAAGCGGTGACGTGATCTATAATGACAGATCAATCAAGGGATTGAAACCTTATCAGATAGGAAGACTCGGACTTATAAGAACCTATCAGATAGTGAAACCGTTTCCGGGTATGTCTGTGCTGGAAAATATTTCCGTTGGTGCAATGTTCGGCTCCAAAGATAAGGTTTACAGTTCCAGGGAATCAAAGGAAAAAGCGGAAGAGATTGCCGATTTTGTGGGCTTGAGTGATCTTAAAAACCAACGTGCCGATCAGCTGAATATCGCCTCCAAAAAGCGGCTGGAGATTGCAAAAGCGCTGGCGGCAAGACCTAAAGTTGTTCTTTTTGACGAGGTTATGGCGGGGCTGAATCCCAAAGAAATCGATTCGGCTGTTCAACTCATAAAGAAAATCAGGGATACAGGAATATCTATTATCGTGATTGAGCATGTTATGAGAGCAATCAAAGCTATTTCGGACAGAATATTTGTTCTGCATCACGGTGTAAAGATAGCTGAAGGTGAGCCTGATGATGTTCTTAATGATGAAGAGGTTATCAAGGCTTACCTTGGTAAGCGGTATAAACAGTTGGTATCTTGA
- a CDS encoding DUF2156 domain-containing protein, with the protein MQCEKLEFDHKNILHEKLKNVDTPIAEYSFANLYLFRNIHDYRVVNDENVFIKGQSVDGYTFLMPTNNPSEIDMEYLREISKKVDFIFPVDEQWLQYFGKDIVYSNFEGETDYIYTVDKISTYKGRKLHKKRNLLKQFLRDYSFECHPLTDKNVHDAFEILDVWQNEIDLSPEETDFYACQEALNMHDELVLCGLIYYVEGEPAGFIMGEELNTETFVIHFAKGKKNIKGIYQFIYNDFAKRLPKKYNYLNFEQDLGKTALRIAKSSYVPDIMYKKFRVKML; encoded by the coding sequence ATGCAGTGTGAAAAACTTGAGTTTGATCATAAGAACATCTTACATGAAAAACTGAAAAATGTGGATACCCCTATAGCGGAATACAGTTTTGCAAATCTCTACCTTTTTAGAAATATTCATGATTATCGAGTGGTAAATGATGAGAATGTTTTCATCAAAGGTCAAAGTGTGGACGGTTACACTTTTTTAATGCCTACCAATAACCCTTCAGAAATCGATATGGAATATCTGAGGGAGATTTCTAAAAAAGTGGATTTTATTTTCCCCGTAGATGAACAGTGGCTGCAGTATTTTGGGAAAGATATTGTTTACAGTAATTTCGAGGGAGAAACGGATTATATTTATACAGTTGATAAAATCAGCACATATAAGGGAAGAAAGCTTCATAAGAAGAGAAATCTGTTGAAGCAGTTTTTAAGGGATTATTCTTTCGAGTGCCATCCTCTAACCGACAAAAATGTCCATGATGCCTTTGAAATATTGGATGTATGGCAGAATGAAATAGATCTCTCACCTGAAGAGACAGACTTTTATGCATGCCAGGAAGCTTTGAATATGCATGACGAACTTGTTTTGTGCGGGCTGATTTATTATGTGGAGGGTGAGCCGGCTGGATTCATTATGGGAGAAGAATTGAACACAGAAACCTTCGTAATACATTTTGCAAAGGGCAAAAAAAATATAAAGGGGATTTATCAGTTCATCTACAACGATTTTGCAAAACGGCTTCCTAAAAAATATAACTATCTTAATTTTGAACAGGATTTGGGAAAAACTGCCCTCAGAATAGCAAAGTCTTCATATGTTCCTGATATTATGTATAAAAAATTCAGAGTGAAAATGCTGTGA
- the hemC gene encoding hydroxymethylbilane synthase: MKKLTIATRSSQLAVWQADFIKNEINKKYPDVTIELKKIKTKGDKILDTPLAKIGGKGLFVKEVENALYERKADIAVHSMKDVPSEMPEGMELFVTPKRETPYDAFLSINYNSIDELPRGAVVGTSSLRRMVQIRKRRPDLKIENLRGNINTRIKKLEDGMYDAIVLAKAGLVRVGFFQHLKQTLTEDIMIPAVCQGTLGIEVREDDMESKELLKFFYDEETYIRTKAERAFLKTLEGGCQVPIAGYSILNGSKLKLMGMVSSLDAKEYIYREVEDSVENAESMGISLAKEILNAGGREILANIYHEE; this comes from the coding sequence ATGAAAAAGCTTACCATTGCAACGAGAAGCAGCCAACTGGCCGTATGGCAGGCTGATTTTATCAAAAACGAAATTAACAAAAAATATCCCGATGTAACCATTGAACTTAAAAAAATAAAAACAAAAGGGGACAAAATCCTGGATACACCTCTGGCAAAAATAGGAGGTAAAGGCCTTTTTGTAAAAGAAGTGGAAAATGCACTTTATGAAAGAAAAGCTGATATAGCCGTTCACAGTATGAAGGATGTGCCCAGCGAGATGCCCGAGGGTATGGAGCTTTTTGTTACACCAAAAAGGGAAACACCTTATGATGCTTTTCTTTCCATCAACTATAACAGTATCGACGAACTACCCAGAGGAGCCGTTGTCGGCACAAGCAGTCTGAGAAGGATGGTTCAGATCAGAAAACGCAGACCGGATTTAAAAATAGAAAACCTGCGCGGCAATATAAATACACGTATCAAAAAACTTGAAGACGGCATGTACGATGCAATAGTACTGGCAAAAGCTGGATTGGTAAGAGTCGGTTTTTTCCAGCACCTCAAGCAGACTTTAACCGAAGACATAATGATACCGGCGGTTTGCCAGGGAACACTCGGAATAGAAGTAAGAGAGGACGACATGGAGTCCAAGGAATTGCTGAAGTTTTTTTACGATGAGGAAACGTATATCAGGACAAAAGCTGAAAGAGCTTTTTTAAAAACGCTGGAAGGAGGCTGTCAGGTTCCCATCGCCGGTTACTCCATTTTAAACGGCAGCAAACTTAAACTGATGGGAATGGTTTCCTCTTTGGACGCAAAAGAATATATCTACAGAGAAGTTGAAGATAGCGTGGAGAATGCTGAATCTATGGGAATAAGCCTCGCAAAGGAAATTTTAAATGCAGGCGGAAGGGAAATTTTGGCCAACATATATCATGAAGAATAG
- a CDS encoding DUF815 domain-containing protein yields the protein MPDFERFAAFRWSDGNLESIDEIEKVEDNDLLYLEEQKNLLAANFNLFLKDKPFLNVLLWGERGSGKSSLVKLFTDKYFKKGLRVIEFTDDSLRDVFRLYKILRKENNLKFILYFDDISFDRDDKNYRQFKSILEGGLEKTPSNVMYIMTTNKRHIISDHSYDINDIYSRDETNERISLYSRFGLVVGFYPISKEIYLNVAEHYLKKYSVILNKDWKKEAENFAIEKGGRSCRIAKQFAVSKLLLNKIQNEFKQ from the coding sequence ATGCCGGATTTTGAAAGGTTTGCAGCCTTCAGATGGTCTGACGGTAATCTGGAAAGCATCGATGAAATTGAAAAAGTGGAAGATAACGATCTTCTGTATTTGGAAGAACAGAAAAATCTGCTGGCAGCAAACTTTAATCTGTTTTTAAAGGATAAACCTTTTTTAAATGTTTTGCTGTGGGGTGAAAGAGGAAGTGGTAAATCATCACTCGTAAAGCTGTTTACAGACAAATATTTTAAAAAAGGACTAAGGGTAATTGAATTTACCGATGACAGTTTAAGGGATGTCTTCAGGTTATATAAAATCCTGAGAAAAGAAAATAATTTAAAATTTATTCTCTATTTTGACGATATTTCATTCGATCGGGATGATAAGAATTACAGACAGTTTAAATCTATACTGGAAGGGGGGTTGGAAAAAACCCCTTCCAATGTGATGTATATAATGACAACCAACAAAAGACACATCATCAGTGATCACTCTTATGATATAAATGATATATATTCACGGGATGAAACGAATGAGAGAATTTCCCTATACTCAAGATTCGGATTGGTCGTGGGCTTTTATCCCATCTCAAAAGAAATTTATCTTAATGTTGCAGAACACTATTTAAAAAAATATTCTGTAATCTTAAACAAAGACTGGAAGAAAGAAGCGGAAAATTTTGCAATAGAAAAAGGCGGCAGAAGCTGCAGAATAGCAAAGCAGTTTGCCGTCTCAAAACTATTATTAAACAAAATACAAAACGAATTTAAGCAATAA
- a CDS encoding ABC transporter ATP-binding protein, with translation MLSVKNLNAGYGDVQVLWDLSFSIDEPKILAIVGSNGAGKTTLLRTISGVIKPKSGEIQFKGERIDGCSSHHIVQKGIIHVPEGRRLFPELTVDENLLMGAYARRKGKNLQKSLDEIYELFPRLAERKKQKAGSLSGGEQQMAAIARGLMGDPEILLIDEMSLGLAPLIVDNLVDVVSMIYERGATVMLIEQDVQLALENSHYAYIMDTGRIVKEGESKELLDDPEIKDIYLGVQ, from the coding sequence ATGTTATCTGTTAAAAATCTGAATGCCGGTTATGGAGACGTACAGGTCTTGTGGGATTTGAGTTTCTCCATTGACGAACCCAAAATTCTTGCAATTGTCGGATCAAATGGCGCCGGTAAAACAACACTTTTGAGGACTATTTCTGGAGTAATAAAGCCGAAAAGTGGTGAAATTCAATTCAAAGGCGAACGTATCGATGGCTGTTCTTCTCATCATATTGTTCAGAAAGGTATTATTCACGTGCCGGAAGGCAGGCGTTTGTTTCCTGAATTAACCGTTGATGAAAATCTTTTAATGGGGGCATACGCCAGAAGAAAGGGAAAAAATTTGCAGAAAAGTTTGGATGAAATTTACGAACTTTTCCCCCGTTTGGCTGAGCGTAAAAAACAAAAAGCCGGAAGTCTTTCCGGCGGTGAGCAGCAGATGGCAGCCATTGCCAGAGGGCTTATGGGCGATCCTGAGATACTTCTTATCGATGAGATGTCTCTGGGGCTGGCGCCTCTTATAGTTGACAATCTCGTTGATGTTGTCAGTATGATTTATGAAAGGGGGGCTACTGTTATGCTTATTGAGCAGGATGTGCAATTGGCATTGGAAAATTCCCATTATGCCTATATAATGGATACAGGACGTATTGTAAAAGAAGGGGAATCTAAGGAGCTGCTTGATGACCCTGAAATTAAAGATATTTATTTGGGTGTCCAATAA
- the hemA gene encoding glutamyl-tRNA reductase, whose translation MQLAVLGLNHNTAPVELREKLAVSEEKLPYFYAQILQNERIYEAMILSTCNRVEYYIVTDDFLCNVENVLQIISEENGVDYSELRKHTYIHCGDDAVRHIFRVASGLDSLVLGEPQIFGQVKDGFRLANIHGKMDKLLKKLDEFTIKTSKKVRTNTGISENPITVSYSAVELAKKIFGELKNKSALIIGAGEMCELAAKNLRNADISEIFVTNRTYSRAEKLAQEINGIPVDFERFTEYLKKTDIVISSTGAPYYVLEHDQVKDAMASRKYEPMFFIDIAVPRDIDPKINNIENTYVYDIDDLKSVVEANKKAREKEAVKAMEIVEQSVADFHKWVESLKIVPVIKEMRGMFEDIKEMELERFINKSKIEDEQTKKLLNNILNSYMNKVLHTPLTNLKNNGTSKNKYTLIEAVNIIFNLEEKK comes from the coding sequence ATGCAATTAGCTGTTTTGGGATTAAATCATAACACTGCACCGGTGGAGTTACGGGAAAAATTAGCCGTATCCGAAGAAAAACTTCCTTATTTTTATGCGCAGATACTGCAGAATGAGCGTATCTATGAGGCTATGATCCTTTCCACCTGTAATAGGGTGGAATATTATATTGTTACGGATGATTTTCTCTGCAACGTTGAAAATGTGTTGCAGATTATTTCCGAGGAAAACGGTGTGGATTACTCTGAGTTGAGAAAACATACGTATATTCATTGCGGAGATGATGCTGTAAGACATATTTTCAGAGTTGCATCAGGCCTGGATTCACTGGTGCTGGGAGAGCCGCAGATTTTCGGTCAGGTTAAAGATGGTTTTCGTCTGGCCAATATACACGGCAAAATGGATAAACTTCTTAAAAAACTGGATGAATTCACAATAAAAACCTCAAAAAAGGTAAGAACCAATACCGGTATATCGGAAAATCCGATAACAGTAAGTTATTCCGCTGTTGAACTGGCCAAAAAAATATTCGGAGAGCTAAAAAATAAAAGTGCCCTCATAATAGGGGCCGGTGAAATGTGTGAACTTGCTGCGAAAAATTTGAGGAACGCCGATATATCGGAAATTTTTGTTACAAACAGAACCTATTCAAGAGCGGAAAAGCTTGCTCAGGAAATCAATGGTATTCCGGTGGATTTTGAGCGTTTTACGGAATACCTCAAAAAAACGGATATCGTAATAAGCTCCACCGGAGCACCTTATTATGTTCTGGAACACGATCAGGTCAAAGATGCTATGGCAAGCAGAAAATATGAACCCATGTTTTTTATTGACATTGCCGTTCCCAGAGATATAGACCCCAAAATCAACAATATTGAGAACACCTATGTATACGATATAGATGATTTAAAATCTGTAGTAGAAGCCAACAAAAAAGCCCGGGAAAAAGAAGCAGTTAAAGCCATGGAAATCGTGGAGCAGTCTGTTGCCGATTTTCACAAGTGGGTTGAATCGCTTAAAATTGTACCGGTAATCAAGGAAATGAGGGGGATGTTTGAGGATATAAAGGAGATGGAGCTGGAGAGATTTATTAATAAATCCAAAATTGAAGACGAGCAGACAAAAAAACTGCTTAACAACATTCTAAACTCATACATGAACAAAGTGCTCCATACACCTCTCACAAATCTTAAAAATAATGGAACAAGCAAGAACAAATACACATTGATAGAGGCAGTCAATATAATCTTTAACTTAGAGGAGAAGAAATGA
- the hemB gene encoding porphobilinogen synthase, whose protein sequence is MNFPVIRPRRLRKNETIRKMLRETKLSLDDLIYPMFVVEKPNVKKEIPSMPGIYQMCIENTVKECIQLEKLGVPAVILFGIPEHKDSKGSEAYNENGVIQKAVKAIKENTSNLYVITDVCMCEYTDHGHCGIIKDKDVDNDETLKVLSLEALTHAKAGVDMVAPSDMMDGRVEAIRDILDDNGFHNIPIMSYSAKYASAYYGPFRDAAESVPQFGDRRTYQMDPPNRLEAIREAELDIAEGADIIMVKPALSYLDIIRDMKEHYNMPLAAYNVSGEYSMIMNAIEKGYFEKEKVIPETLTSMKRAGADLILTYFAKTYAEMM, encoded by the coding sequence ATGAACTTCCCCGTTATCAGACCAAGAAGGTTGAGAAAAAATGAGACAATAAGAAAAATGCTGAGAGAAACAAAACTGAGTCTGGATGATCTTATATACCCGATGTTTGTTGTGGAAAAGCCCAATGTAAAAAAAGAAATCCCCTCAATGCCGGGAATCTATCAGATGTGCATAGAAAATACCGTAAAGGAATGCATCCAGCTGGAAAAACTTGGCGTGCCCGCAGTTATCCTTTTCGGTATTCCGGAGCACAAGGACAGTAAAGGGTCTGAGGCATACAACGAAAACGGTGTGATTCAAAAGGCTGTCAAAGCCATTAAGGAAAATACGTCAAATTTATATGTAATAACCGATGTCTGTATGTGCGAGTACACAGACCACGGGCACTGTGGAATAATAAAAGATAAAGATGTTGACAACGACGAAACACTGAAAGTATTAAGTTTGGAAGCTCTGACACACGCAAAAGCCGGTGTGGATATGGTTGCTCCCAGTGACATGATGGACGGAAGGGTCGAGGCAATAAGGGATATACTGGATGATAACGGATTTCACAACATTCCCATAATGAGCTATTCAGCCAAGTACGCCTCAGCATACTACGGTCCTTTCCGTGATGCTGCAGAAAGTGTCCCGCAATTCGGTGACAGGAGAACTTATCAGATGGATCCCCCAAACAGACTGGAGGCAATTAGAGAAGCCGAACTGGATATAGCAGAAGGTGCAGACATTATAATGGTAAAACCTGCACTCTCATATCTGGATATTATCAGAGATATGAAAGAGCATTATAATATGCCTCTTGCCGCATACAATGTAAGTGGCGAATACTCCATGATTATGAATGCTATTGAAAAGGGATATTTTGAAAAAGAAAAAGTCATTCCTGAAACACTTACATCAATGAAAAGGGCAGGTGCTGATCTCATATTGACGTATTTTGCCAAGACTTATGCAGAAATGATGTAG
- a CDS encoding cytochrome C assembly family protein, producing the protein MIYDIVILLYMLSLLHMCLFFFLEYKKLAGIANIFALSGFILNIIDISVKWIKTGTFPSHSMNGLLIILTAALVAVYLFLYIKYKRPSMLLFIMPIVIILGLFTFVFKDINPARDFATSFWLYIHLPFTVVGSAFFLFAAISGVMYFVQENQLKNKNFGFIYSKFPPLNVINNLNKNSLNIGFAVFTIGLIAGIIWGLYEWNGTLLLSAKLISAVITWAVFGIIILIRQTKGLAPRGSALWSVVGFICIVIMYFGVALFLRG; encoded by the coding sequence ATGATATATGATATCGTTATTTTATTATATATGCTTTCACTGCTTCACATGTGTTTATTTTTCTTTCTGGAATATAAAAAACTTGCAGGAATTGCAAACATATTTGCACTATCGGGATTTATCCTCAACATTATAGATATATCTGTGAAATGGATAAAAACCGGCACCTTCCCTTCACATTCGATGAACGGTTTGCTGATAATTTTGACTGCAGCTCTTGTTGCAGTTTATTTATTTTTATACATTAAATATAAAAGACCGTCTATGCTCCTTTTTATCATGCCAATTGTTATAATTCTCGGTCTTTTTACTTTTGTTTTTAAAGATATAAATCCCGCAAGAGATTTCGCAACCAGCTTCTGGCTTTATATTCATCTTCCTTTCACCGTTGTGGGGTCAGCTTTTTTCCTGTTTGCTGCAATTTCCGGAGTAATGTATTTTGTCCAGGAAAATCAGCTTAAAAATAAAAATTTCGGATTTATATATTCCAAATTTCCGCCTTTAAATGTAATTAACAACCTTAACAAAAATTCACTGAACATAGGTTTTGCTGTATTTACAATAGGGTTAATCGCAGGAATTATATGGGGGCTTTACGAATGGAACGGTACACTTTTACTTTCCGCTAAGCTTATATCTGCTGTAATAACGTGGGCGGTTTTCGGAATAATTATACTTATAAGACAAACAAAAGGATTGGCGCCGCGGGGATCGGCACTGTGGAGTGTCGTGGGATTCATATGTATCGTAATTATGTATTTCGGCGTAGCTTTGTTTTTAAGAGGGTAA